AAGTAAAGAGTACTAGATATACCCGATACGGAATGGTAATTTTATCCTTCCTGGTATTTTCTTTGTCGGCTACTGAAAATTATAAATTCAGATTATATCTTAAGGATAAAGGACCTGTTCCATATTCTTTGGAACAACCGGATAAGTTTCTTTCTCCTGCCGCCATCGACCGGAGGAACAAATACGGAATAGCCCTTTCGGAAACCGATCTTCCTCTTTCGCCGGAATATCTGGATAGGATTGCCGCTACCGGAGCAACGATTATCACACAAAGCAAATGGTTTAAAACAATTGTTGTGGATACGCCCGACAGTACTTTGAGCGAACAACTGGGCAAACTAAGTTTCGTAGACTCCATAAAATGGGTATGGAAAGGCAATAACGAGGCCGAGATGCCCGATCCCGCCGATACTTCCAGATTTGCCACCCTGGAAAAACCGGCAGAAAATTTGTATGGATATGCAACACAACAGATCCATTTACATAATGGAGAACAGCTTCATAAAGCCGGATTTTACGGAGAAGGAATGAAAGTGGCGGTAATTGACGCAGGGTTTATGAATGTCGATAGAATAGAAGCATTCGACTCCGTAAAAATAAGAGGAACTCATAATTTTGTCTTCCCCGGTAAAAGTGTTTATTATTGGGATGATCATGGAACAAAAGTACTTTCCTGCTTAGCTGCCCAATTACCGTATGTGATGATAGGGACTGCCCCTCATGCGGAATACTGGTTATTGAAAAGCGAAGACAGCCGTTCGGAATTTCCCGTGGAAGAAGATTATTGGGTAGCCGCAGTGGAATATGCAGATAGCGTGGGAATAGATGTAATTACTTCTTCATTAGGATATTTCTCATTTGATAACGAACAAATGGAATATGGTAAAGATGCTTTGAATGGGAAAACAGCTCTTATTAGTCAAGCTGCCAATATGGCCGCAAACAAAGGTATCTTATTGTTTTGCTCTGCAGGAAATGAAGGAAACGGAGACTGGGAAAAAATAACTTTTCCGGCAGATGCATCCGCTATCGTTACGGTAGGTGCTATTACGAAAGACAAGCACCGGAGTGCATTCAGTTCGAAAGGCTTTACGTCCGACTTACGAATAAAGCCGGATGTAGTTGCTTTGGGGTCGGGATGTTGCGTGTTAGACTCGACAGGTTGCATCCGTTATGCCAACGGTACTTCTTTTGCAACACCTATCCTGGCGGGATTAGCGGTTTGTTTATGGCAAGCTCTTCCTCAGTTGACTAATAATAACATGGTTAAGTTACTCCAACAGACGGCACATCAACATAAACAACCGGACGTGGAACTGGGATACGGAATTCCTGATGTATATAAGGCCTATAAATTGCAACGGAAACATGTTTGCCTCTATTAAACTATATGGAACGGAAAGAATATTCATTGCTTGAGCTGAACGGATTGGTAAAAAGTACGATCCGGAACACGTTCCCCGATACTTGCTGGGTACGGGCGGAAATGAGCGATGTCCGGGTAAACATGTCTTCGGGACATTGCTACTTAGAGTTCATAGAAAAAAATCCGGTTACGGGACAAACCATTGCAAAAGCAAAGGCCTCTATCTGGGCAAAAACGTTCCGCATGCTAAAGCCTTATTTCGAAAGTGAAACGGGACAAACGTTTACTTCCGGCTTAAAAGTATTGGTAAAAGTTTCCGTAGATTTTCATGAATTGTACGGCTTCAATCTTACTATATTAGACATCGACCCTACTTATACCCTGGGAGACCTTATTCGCCGCAGAATGGAAATTATCCGTCAATTGCAAGAAGAAGGGGTTTATTCGCTGAATAAAGAATTGAAATTTCCCGCACTGCCTCAAAGAATAGCGGTTATCACCTCTCCTACCGCTGCCGGTTACGAGGATTTTCTGAATCAATTATCTCATAATAAACGCGGATATGTATTCTATCCGAAGTTATTTCCGGCTGTGATGCAAGGTGAAAAAACGGAAGAAAGTATTATCGATGCCTTAGACCGGATTTATCTTCATACCGACAAATTCGATGTGGTAGTAATTATCCGCGGCGGTGGGGCGACTTCCGATCTAAACTCGTTCGATTCTTATTCACTGGCTTGTAACTGTGCGCAATTTCCTTTACCTATCATTACAGGTATCGGACATGAAAGAGACGATACGGTGATCGACCTGATAGCTCATACTCGTGCCAAAACACCCACGGCTGTAGCTGAATTTTTAATCTCTTCGGTGGAAGAAGCAGAAAACAGGCTGTTGTTATTGCAGCAATCCTGTATTGAACTAACGAAAGAAAGTTTGCATGAGAAACAAATCTTCTTGCAAGGAATCGGATTAAGGTTGCCTGCGTTAGCCAGCCGGTTACTAGAAAAACATCAAGCTGGCCTCCGGCTGATCGGGCAAAAGTTTCCGGGCTTGGTAACCAATTGCATGGACCGGAAGTGCAATGAATTGGATACGATCTCTCTCCGCATCAAAGGAGCCTCGAATTCTTTGTTGAATAAAAAGAAAAACGAATTGCAGCTTACCGAACAGTTTATTCAAATGACCAGTCCGGAGTATATTCTAAAACGAGGATATACGTTAACAATTAAAAACGGAAAAATTATAAAACATATTACTGAAGTATCTTGCGGGGATGAAATCACCACCCGTTTTGCCGACGGGGAGGTTCAAAGCCGCATATTATAATAGATTGTATTATGGCTAAAAAACAGGAAACATACAACGATGCAATAGAAAAACTTCACTTAATCGTGGAGGAAATCGAACGTGGAGATTTAGACGTGGATTTACTTTCGGAGAAAGTCTCTGAAGCTTCCCGCCTGGTAAAGTTATGCAAAGAAAAACTTTTCAAAGCCGACCAAGAGGTAAAAAAGATACTGGATAACTTAGAGGAATAACATTCTATGAAGAAATATGTTATTATAGTAGCCGGGGGAAAAGGATTACGCATGGGAAAAGAGTTACCGAAACAATTCCTTTTGTTAAAGGATAAGCCGATCCTGATGCACACTATAAACAGATTTATAGCGTATGATCCCGATATATCCGTTATTCTGGTATTACCTGAAGCACATCAGCCTTATTGGAAGGAATTATGCCGGAAATATCAGTTCTCTCTTTCTTACCAATTGGCTAACGGGGGAGAAACCCGGTTCCATTCCGTACAAAACGGGTTAAAACTGGTTACACAAGACGGATGGGTAGCCGTACACGACGGGGTGCGCCCTTTCGTCTCCCAAGAAACTATTTCAGCGTGTTTTACTGAAGCTGCCGTATCCGGAGCCGCTATTCCCATCCTTCCCGTAATAGAAACATTAAGGGAACGTATAGGTGATTCAAGCCGCACAGTAAACCGCGACGATTATTGCACGGTACAAACGCCTCAGGTTTTTCATGCGGAGTTATTAAAAGAGGCTTACCGGCAACCGTATGTTCCTATATTCACAGACGATGCTTCCGTGGTGGAAAACCTGGGGTATCCGGTTTCTCTCATAGAGGGAAATAAAGAAAATATAAAGATCACAACCCCCTTCGACCTTCAAATAGGAGAAATACTTTGCAAAAATGTTGGATCTTGAAAAGCGAAATATTACTTACCTGCCGGGGGTGGGACCCAAACGTGCGGAGGTATTAAGTAAAGAAATGAACATCGTTTCTTATGAAGATTTGCTTTATTATTTTCCTTATAAATATATAGACCGGAGCCGTTATTATGCTATTCGGGAAATACGGGAAGAGATGCCTTATATCCAATTAAAAGGACAAATCGTGTCGTTCGATTATTTAGGGGA
The genomic region above belongs to Parabacteroides pacaensis and contains:
- the xseA gene encoding exodeoxyribonuclease VII large subunit, with the protein product MERKEYSLLELNGLVKSTIRNTFPDTCWVRAEMSDVRVNMSSGHCYLEFIEKNPVTGQTIAKAKASIWAKTFRMLKPYFESETGQTFTSGLKVLVKVSVDFHELYGFNLTILDIDPTYTLGDLIRRRMEIIRQLQEEGVYSLNKELKFPALPQRIAVITSPTAAGYEDFLNQLSHNKRGYVFYPKLFPAVMQGEKTEESIIDALDRIYLHTDKFDVVVIIRGGGATSDLNSFDSYSLACNCAQFPLPIITGIGHERDDTVIDLIAHTRAKTPTAVAEFLISSVEEAENRLLLLQQSCIELTKESLHEKQIFLQGIGLRLPALASRLLEKHQAGLRLIGQKFPGLVTNCMDRKCNELDTISLRIKGASNSLLNKKKNELQLTEQFIQMTSPEYILKRGYTLTIKNGKIIKHITEVSCGDEITTRFADGEVQSRIL
- a CDS encoding S8 family peptidase, whose amino-acid sequence is MCKVKSTRYTRYGMVILSFLVFSLSATENYKFRLYLKDKGPVPYSLEQPDKFLSPAAIDRRNKYGIALSETDLPLSPEYLDRIAATGATIITQSKWFKTIVVDTPDSTLSEQLGKLSFVDSIKWVWKGNNEAEMPDPADTSRFATLEKPAENLYGYATQQIHLHNGEQLHKAGFYGEGMKVAVIDAGFMNVDRIEAFDSVKIRGTHNFVFPGKSVYYWDDHGTKVLSCLAAQLPYVMIGTAPHAEYWLLKSEDSRSEFPVEEDYWVAAVEYADSVGIDVITSSLGYFSFDNEQMEYGKDALNGKTALISQAANMAANKGILLFCSAGNEGNGDWEKITFPADASAIVTVGAITKDKHRSAFSSKGFTSDLRIKPDVVALGSGCCVLDSTGCIRYANGTSFATPILAGLAVCLWQALPQLTNNNMVKLLQQTAHQHKQPDVELGYGIPDVYKAYKLQRKHVCLY
- the xseB gene encoding exodeoxyribonuclease VII small subunit — encoded protein: MAKKQETYNDAIEKLHLIVEEIERGDLDVDLLSEKVSEASRLVKLCKEKLFKADQEVKKILDNLEE
- a CDS encoding 2-C-methyl-D-erythritol 4-phosphate cytidylyltransferase; amino-acid sequence: MKKYVIIVAGGKGLRMGKELPKQFLLLKDKPILMHTINRFIAYDPDISVILVLPEAHQPYWKELCRKYQFSLSYQLANGGETRFHSVQNGLKLVTQDGWVAVHDGVRPFVSQETISACFTEAAVSGAAIPILPVIETLRERIGDSSRTVNRDDYCTVQTPQVFHAELLKEAYRQPYVPIFTDDASVVENLGYPVSLIEGNKENIKITTPFDLQIGEILCKNVGS